GCACAGGCTGATGACCTGCACGTATTCCTCGTACTGGTCGAGGTAGTCCTCGATGTTCAGCGGCGCGATATCGGGCACCTCGTTGCACAGGGCCAGGGTGCGCTGATGCTCCTCGTAGCTGGCGATCAGTGCGTCCAGCTCCTGGGCCAGCTCCGGCATGGCCTTGCCGCCGGTGTAGCCCAGGATCAGATGGTCCAGGCGTGCTCGCTTGACCTCCCAGGCCTTGAGCGAGGCTTCCTGCCCGGGGTAGTCCTCTTCCATAGAGTGTGTCTGCCAATGGGCTTCGGTACCCGCCAGGAACTCCAGGAGGATGGGGTACTGCTTCGGGTCGAGAAACACCTGCCTGCGTTGCATGTCAGTACCCGGCCTCAGTGGAAGGGCCTCGGCGGCGGGGTAAAGCGCCGGGCGTATTCGAGCATCTCCCGGGGGAAGACCATGTGTTTCACCGCGCTGTCGTCCAGGCCGTAGAGGTAGGCCACCGCCGCCGCTTCAAAGGCCCAGTAGCCGAAGTAGGAACCCTCGTCGCCGTCCAGGTGGCTGTCGTGCCATGGGGCCTGTTCGAACGCCTCGTACCACTGGTTGCAGTACTCCACCAGCAGTTCCCGGGGTTCATCCGGATCTTCGGTGTAGATGGCCCGGATCAGGGGCGTGGAGACGTCGTGGAACCACTGATCAACGTCTTCACGATCCGGCAGGTAGGCCTTGAGCAGGTCCTCGATCAGGGTGTCCTGGCCGCCAAAGCCGGCACGGTCCTGCAGCAGCACCAGACGCGGCAGCAGGTCGCTGCGCTGCAGCAGGATGCACAGGCTGATGACCTGGACATATTCCTCGTACTCGTCGGGGTAGTCTTCGATGTTCAGCGGCGCGATATCCGGTCGTTCTTCATAAACCTCCATCTTGCGCTGGTAATCTTCGTAGCCTTCGATCACCCCATCCAGCTCCCGGGCCAGTTGCTCCATGGGCGCACCGCCGGTGTAGCCCAGGATCAGGTGGTGCAGGCGCGCGCTGCGCACACTGGAAGCCTTGAGGGAGGCTTCCTGCTCGGGGCTGTCGGCCATCATCGAGTGGGTCTGCCAGTGGGCCTCTTCGCCGGCCAGGCTTTCGAGGAAGTCGTGGTACTGCTTGTGGCTGAGAAACACTTGTCTGCGGTTCATGTCGGTGCCTTGTCTCAGTACACGGGAATCAGGGTGAAGGGCGCCTTGCGCTGCGAGGCTTCCAGCAGCAGGGTCGCCAGGTCGACTTCGGCGGGCTCCAGGTCAAGCTGCTCCAGCTCTTCTTCCAGTTGCTGCGCATCGGCGGGCAGGGCAACGATCGGCAGGCGCAGGTAGGGCCGCGGGTCTTCGCCGTAGTAGATCTTCACCGGGCCCTCGGGGATGCCTTCCAGGCGGGCAAAACCCTCTTCGTCGAGGTTGCCCTCGGCTTGCGAGCCATCACTGAACACTGCTCGGTAGGCGGCGCCGGACACTGGCTCCAGGTTGGGGTAGTGCAGGTTCAGCTCCAGCCAGTGGCCCTCACCGGTGAGGTGTTCCAGGCCCTGGTTGATGTCCTGGGCGATGCTCGCGGCGTCGTGGGCGCCGGGTTGTGGCGCGGCGGTGAGGGTCGTTGGGCGCGGTTCCAGGGAGGACTGCGGCTTGGGTGCCAGGGCCGGGCCGCGGCTGTGGGCGGCGGCCGAGTTGTTGCGTTGCTCGGCGATCCAGGGGGCTATGCGTTCTTGCACCGACACCATGAGGAACTCGGTGTGTTCGCAGGCTTCGTTGAGGTTGTGCAGCACCAGGCGCTGCTGCTGGGGCGTCAGGCCGTTGAAGGTGCTGGAGGCGCTCACGCCGCGGATGATCTCGGGCAGTTCTTCGGCCAGGCGCACGGGGTCCAGGCACTTTTCCAGCAGCTGTTCGGGGCTGGTTTTCAGGCGGCAGGCCAGCAGGGTGTAGCGGATCATGTCGAAGAGCTTTTCGGCGTGGCGCTGGGGGGCGCGGTTGATCAGGCGCAGAAGGGTCTTCAGGCCTTGTCCCGGGCCGGGGATCCAGCCGATCAGGGCCAGGGCCAGGTCGAAGAAGGCGTCTTCCTCGTCCTTGGGGTTGTTGATGGCGTCCAGCTCGAAGATCGCCTGGATGCAGTCGTAGGCGTTGAGTTCCTGGGTCAGCAGTGGCAGACGGCCGCGTTCGATCGCCTTGAGCAGTTCGGCCTTGGCCTCTGGGTAGTCGTCGTAATACAGGTCTTCGACCATGACGTGTTCCTTTCCCTGGAAAATTGGAGCGCGGATGCTGAATGAGTTGAGGGGAGGTGGCAAGGGGATTTGGTTCTTTCATGGGGCGCGTGGGATGGGGTACCTATCCATTCCGGCGGGTGCGGCTACTTGCGGTTCCGCTCTTGCATCGACTCACTCGGCCTGGAGATTGGGTGGTGTGCAGCGCTCCGTAGGAGCTGGCTTGCCCGCGAAGGCGTCCGCTCAGGCGCTGCATGGCTCACGGGCCTCTTCGCCGGCAAGCCGGCTCCTACAGGTGTGGATGGGGCGGTTGTGCTTAAAAGGACCGAATGATCCGTCCCAGGGTTTCCATGGCCTTTTCCGCGGCTTCGTTCCACGGGCTGCCGTAGTTCAGGCGGATGCAGTTGCGAAAGCGCTGGGTCGGGGAAAAGATCGGCCCTGGGGCAATGCTGATGCCTTGGGCCAGGGCCATCTGGAACAGTTTCAGCGAGTCCATCTGCGGCGGCAGCTCCAGCCACAGGAAGTAGCCGCCTGCCGGCTGGCTGACCCGGGTCTGGGCCGGGAAGTAGCGGGCGATCGCCGCCAGCATGGCGCTCTGCTGTTCTTCCAGGGCATAGCGCAGCTTGCGCAGGTGGCGGTCGTAGCCACCGTGTTGCAGGTAGTCGGCAATCGCCGCCTGGGCCGGCATCGAGGCACACAACGAGGTCATCAGTTTCAGCCGTTCGATCTTCTGCGCATAGCGCCCGGCCGCGACCCAGCCGATGCGGTAGCCCGGGGCCAGGCTCTTGGCGAAGGAGCCGCAGTGCATCACCAGGCCCTCGGTGTCGAAGGCCTTGGCCGGTTTCGGCGCCTGCTGGCCGTAGTACAGCTCGGCGTAGACGTCGTCTTCGATCAGCGGCACCTGGTGCTGGCGCAGCAGCTCCACCAGCTCCTGTTTCTTCGCCTCGGGCATGCTCGCGCCCATGGGGTTCTGGAAATTGGTCATGCACCAGCAGGCCTTGATCGGGTGCCGCTC
The DNA window shown above is from Pseudomonas protegens CHA0 and carries:
- a CDS encoding PoNe immunity protein domain-containing protein; this translates as MNRRQVFLSHKQYHDFLESLAGEEAHWQTHSMMADSPEQEASLKASSVRSARLHHLILGYTGGAPMEQLARELDGVIEGYEDYQRKMEVYEERPDIAPLNIEDYPDEYEEYVQVISLCILLQRSDLLPRLVLLQDRAGFGGQDTLIEDLLKAYLPDREDVDQWFHDVSTPLIRAIYTEDPDEPRELLVEYCNQWYEAFEQAPWHDSHLDGDEGSYFGYWAFEAAAVAYLYGLDDSAVKHMVFPREMLEYARRFTPPPRPFH